CCATTGGCGGGGGTCGTTCTCGGCCCGGTGCGGCAGGAGGATTGCCGTCCGGATGAGGAGCTGACAGCTGGGGATGGCGATGAGTGAGACCGGTGATACGGTGAGTCAGAAGCGCCACCGACTTGAGTTGTGTTGGGTTACAGAGACCCTGGACTTGCAACTTCCTGCCTACCACTCCGAATTGGCGGCGGGGATGGATGTGATGGCGGCGGTCGTTGCACCGGTGGTGATTCCCCCTGGAGGGGTGGTCCTTATTGCTACGGGTTTTGCCGTTGCCCTCGCGGCCGGATATGAGCTGCAGGTGAGGCCGCGGAGCGGCTTAGCGGTCAAGCATGGTGTTACTGTTATCAATGCCCCAGGGACAATTGACGCGGATTATCGTGGTGAAGTTAAAGTTGCCCTGATTAACCTTGGTCTATCGCCCTATACCGTTAATCGTGGAGACCGCATCGCTCAATTGGTTTTGGCCCCTGTGTGTCGAGCGGAAATAGCAGTCGTGTCAGAGTTGCCGCCCACACGACGTCAGGATGGTGGTTTTGGTCATACCGGAGTGTGATGGTCTCTGCGTTGCGGTCCCCTGCCAAGGCCAACAGCTTAGACAAAAATTGTTTCTTGTTGGGTGAGTGTAGCGTAACCCAACACTCACCGAGCCCACCCTTGCATCAATCCTTAGGGACGCGGAAAATACCAATTTACCATAACGCATCCCGGCTTTGGGCCATCTTTGGTCGCGACTCAATCACAAAATCCTCGACGTAGCGCTGCTAAGCCTGCGGTTTTGTTCAATCGGCGCAACCAAATCTGACCCAGATCC
The Desulfobulbaceae bacterium genome window above contains:
- a CDS encoding dUTP diphosphatase, whose protein sequence is MSETGDTVSQKRHRLELCWVTETLDLQLPAYHSELAAGMDVMAAVVAPVVIPPGGVVLIATGFAVALAAGYELQVRPRSGLAVKHGVTVINAPGTIDADYRGEVKVALINLGLSPYTVNRGDRIAQLVLAPVCRAEIAVVSELPPTRRQDGGFGHTGV